In Lytechinus variegatus isolate NC3 chromosome 18, Lvar_3.0, whole genome shotgun sequence, a single genomic region encodes these proteins:
- the LOC121431940 gene encoding histamine H3 receptor-like codes for METETSTLAGITTLGSDTGLDGDTGVTAVRIVLMCLLYIPLAVITVLGNAFVFAAYRRDERIRSKKTNTFILNLAIADLLVGIIMFIHIPHYLTDKWLLGREFCIIIWAIDFISTDMSVITIIAISIDRYLMVSDTIKHQRHQSRKRIVLIFIVVWFVCSLVHTTLAFVYSARTDYKYLEYQTCNLEYRREKALVISMFIIEFALPVACLFLLNLKVFTKIQERRGSKIQLKRRQEEHRNSNTVSGRMSTKHANGTKKPPGLRSIDEDSVLTSVDGGAAVDAAEYSRGYPGPSAPMVGALQEGQILRKASNAVMRVHRMTSSGRGTWKAAKLLTTLLVVFILCWMPYYINDCYVLIHGDEANRRVTEAVTFILWANSAVNPMLYACANVHYRENFFYFLHIRKRPMNN; via the coding sequence ATGGAAACCGAAACGTCTACTTTGGCGGGAATAACCACGCTTGGATCTGACACGGGACTTGATGGGGACACAGGTGTAACTGCCGTCCGAATCGTCTTAATGTGCTTGCTCTACATTCCTTTAGCGGTTATAACTGTTCTTGGAAATGCTTTCGTTTTTGCAGCATACAGACGAGATGAGAGAATACGGAGCAAGAAGACAAATACGTTTATTCTCAACCTGGCCATTGCCGATCTCCTCGTTGGcatcatcatgttcattcaCATCCCCCATTACCTCACGGATAAGTGGCTCCTTGGAAGGGAGTTCTGTATCATCATTTGGGCCATCGATTTCATCTCAACCGATATGtccgtcatcaccatcatcgccatcagCATCGACCGGTACCTCATGGTGAGCGATACAATTAAACACCAGCGTCATCAGTCCCGGAAACGCATCGTCCTTATCTTCATCGTTGTCTGGTTCGTCTGCAGTCTCGTACATACCACGCTTGCCTTCGTCTATTCTGCAAGGACGGACTACAAGTACCTCGAGTATCAGACCTGTAATTTGGAATACCGCCGTGAGAAGGCTCTGGTTATTTCCATGTTCATCATCGAGTTTGCGTTGCCCGTGGCGTGTCTGTTTCTGCTGAACCTGAAAGTGTTTACTAAAATACAGGAGCGGAGGGGGAGCAAGATACAATTAAAAAGGCGCCAAGAAGAGCATCGGAACTCCAATACCGTCTCCGGACGGATGAGCACAAAACATGCAAATGGCACAAAGAAACCCCCTGGACTCCGCTCGATCGATGAAGACAGTGTGCTTACGAGTGTCGATGGTGGAGCTGCTGTTGACGCAGCAGAATACAGTAGAGGATATCCTGGACCAAGTGCTCCGATGGTTGGTGCTCTTCAAGAAGGGCAAATCCTGAGGAAAGCTTCCAACGCTGTGATGCGCGTCCATCGTATGACGTCATCAGGTCGGGGTACTTGGAAAGCAGCCAAACTTCTAACAACCCTTCTCGTGGTCTTCATCCTATGTTGGATGCCGTACTACATCAACGACTGCTATGTCCTCATACACGGTGATGAAGCCAACCGTCGGGTGACGGAGGCAGTGACGTTCATCCTATGGGCGAACTCCGCCGTCAATCCCATGTTGTATGCATGCGCCAACGTTCATTACAGGGAgaatttcttttactttttgcaCATCAGAAAGAGGCCGATGAACAACTAG